One window of the Lycorma delicatula isolate Av1 chromosome 3, ASM4794821v1, whole genome shotgun sequence genome contains the following:
- the LOC142322403 gene encoding proteasome assembly chaperone 3-like — MSFKTFGVLIDGTKTDIVVGNFSDNLFIAITQYQKIGCILSVQKESFYSLEDHQDIFEIRTLLGEEEGAEHLAARYLSEQICIPKSAIFAINLKDNSLRTLRAISKVLLQIKNW, encoded by the exons ATGAGTTTTAAAACATTTGGAGTTTTGATTGACGGGACAAAAACTGATATTGTTGTTGGAAATTTTTC AGACAATTTGTTTATTGCAATAACTCAGTACCAAAAGATTGGATGCATTTTGTCTGTACAGAAAGAATCATTTTACAGCTTAGAAGATCATcaagatatttttgaaataag aacattacTTGGAGAAGAGGAAGGTGCTGAACACTTGGCTGCTCGTTATCTGTCAGAACAAATCTGTATCCCAAAATCAgcaatttttgcaataaatttgaaagataacTCGCTTCGTACTTTAAGAGCAATTTCTAAAGTTTTGCTTCAGATAAAAAATTGGTGA
- the LOC142322402 gene encoding GPN-loop GTPase 2, whose amino-acid sequence MNSISAKKKMKRLLFGQLVIGPPGSGKTTYCDTMFKLLSEIGRKVAIINIDPANESVIYKAEVDIGELITVEDVMSHKNLGPNGALMYCMEYLEKNMDWLIDQLVKLEDHYFIFDCPGQVELYTHHNSMKKVMLQLQDLNIRLCAVHLVDSHYCSDPGKFISTLLLSLTAMLQMELPHVNVLSKFDKMVEYGEKLNFGIDYFIEVLDLSFLLDALQHDSCTAKYRKLNSALVSLIEDFSLVSFLPLNINDKKMLIKLKNACDKANGYVYGSGEERNVQALLASAVGAETEQERTGYLRDIYN is encoded by the exons atgaaTAGTATTTCTGCAA aaaagaaaatgaaaagattaCTTTTTGGCCAATTAGTAATTGGCCCACCAGGAAGTGGAAAAACAACGTATTGTGATACaatgtttaaattgttaagtGAAATTGGGAGAAAAGTTGCAATAATTAACATTG ATCCTGCCAATGAGTCAGTAATTTACAAGGCTGAAGTTGATATCGGTGAATTAATTACTGTTGAAGATGTCATGTCTCATAAAAATTTGGGACCAAATGGTGCACTGATGTATTGCatggaatatttagaaaaaaatatggattgGTTAATAGATCAGTTGGTAAAACTTGAAgaccattattttatatttgattgtcCTGGACAAGTTGAATTATACACACATCATAATTCAATGAAGAAAGTTATGTTGCAACTCCAAGACTTAAATATACGGTTATGTGCTGTCCATCTTGTTGATTCTCATTATTGCAGCGATCctg GAAAGTTTATTTCAACTTTGTTACTTTCATTAACGGCAATGCTGCAGATGGAACTTCCTCATGTTAATGTGCTTTCAAAATTTGACAAGATGGTTGAATatggtgaaaaattaaattttggaattgaCTATTTTATTGAAGTCTTAGACCTATCATTTCTTTTGGATGCTCTTCAACATGATTCATGCACAGCTAA GTACAGGAAGTTAAACTCTGCTCTTGTATCTCTTATTGAAGATTTCAGCTTGGTTTCTTTCcttccattaaatattaatgataaaaaaatgttaataaaattgaaaaatgcttGTGATAAAGCAAATGGTTATGTTTATGGATCTGGTGAAGAACGTAATGTTCAGGCATTACTTGCTTCAGCAGTTGGTGCCGAAACAGAACAAGAACGAACTGGATACTTAAGAGACATCTATAACTAA